A region of the Synechococcus sp. PCC 7502 genome:
AATCCCATTCATTTTATTGATATTTTCCATTCCCATTAGGGATAGTAATGCCAACATTAAAATGCCAATCCCCCCACCAAAGAAGCCCCCATATAGAGCGATCACCCCTTGAAATACAGGCATTCCATACTTACTTAGGCTATTAGTACTTTCAGAATCAGGTAACTTAGAGGTTTGGGATTTTAGCCACTGAGTTAGGGATTTACTAAAGGTAAATAGCAATGTGGCAGAAAGCAAAAGATAAGGGAGTAACTTAACAAATAGATTTTGCGGAGTATTCAACAAGACAATTGCGCCCAAAATACCGCCGATAATACTGATGACCACCAAACTTAAAAACTCTGGATCACGCCAATTAACTTGATTACGATAGGCTCCAACACTAGCGATCGATCCAGGTAAAAGCGCAACCGTACTGGTGGCATTGGCATTAATCGGTGATACTCCAGCAAATATTAGAGCGGGGAAAGAGATAAAACTACCTCCGCCTGCGATCGCATTTAATCCTCCTGCCAACACCGCTGATCCAAAGATTAATATTTGCTGAAAGCTGTTCACTTGTAATCTATCAACACTTAAGAATTTAGCTTTAGAGTTTAGCTGTGGGGCTAGTTATAGCATAACTTAAGCTTATTTGTTTGTAGCAAACATTTTTTACTCACATTTAAGAATAAAACTCAAAATAAAAAAGAGAGGCAAGATAATACCTCTCCAATACAAGTTAAAACTTGAGAACTTCTTAGAAACGGCTAGAAGTTGGCTTGTGGACGATAAAGCTCATGGTTTGGCATTGTTTGACGTTATCAAAACCAATCACGCGGATAAAAGAGTTGGAATACTCAGAACGACAAGCTTGAATTTCGCTTAATACTTCTTGAGTAGATTTTGCACCAAATAAAGGTAGCTTCCACAATGTCCAGAAATAAACAGTAGGCTCAGAAGTTTCGTTGAATTCGATCGCAGGAATAAAACCTTGGCTTAGGATGTACTGAATTTGTTTAGCAATCTTAGCATCGGTCAAAGGAGGTAAGTAGGAGAGGGTTTCGTAACGACGCTCTTTAGGAAGGGTTTTCATGATTTGAGTTCTTATTGAATGGGTTTGAGTAGTTGGTTGATTAAACTAATTGATTAGACTAGTTAATCTAGTTAATTAAATGGCATCTGGATCGGAACTTTCGGTACTGAGATTAAACTGAGTTACTTTTTCTAGGTATTGACATCGGTGCTTCATATTGGCTTGAGCGATCGCAGCGATTGTCATTTCAGGTAAAAACTCTGTAACTTCTTGAGCTAAGTGTTCTCTTACCGTCATGATGCGAAAAGCGAGGGGCTGCTCCACTCCCATTAACTCTTGGATGTATGCTTCTCCATCTTGGATTTTAGCCGTTGAAGAGAAATTACTCAGCCAAATTGCTAAGGGGGGATTAGTTTCACTTAATTGCGATATTACGACTTTCACTGCCTGATAGGTCAAGTAACTAGACAGAACCTTTGTTGTATCTTTTGCAACCTGTTTTAAATCCATGGTTCGCCAAGAAGAATTTGAATAGATGAGAACTAACTAAAATTGATTAGGCTTAGATAGCTCTCACCATAGCTAAATGCCATCAATTAGACGGTATCCACAGCCTCAAATTCAAACTTGATTTCCTTCCATAGTTCGCAAGCAACAGCAAGTTCAGGAGACCACTTAGCAGCTTCACGAATAATATCCCCACCTTCACGATAAAGGTCACGACCTTCGTTACGAGCTTCAACGCAAGCTTCCAATGCCACACGGTTAGCGGTTGCACCAGGTGCATTACCCCAAGGATGTCCTAAAGTACCACCACCAAATTGCAGAACAGAATCATCACCAAAGATTTCCACCAGAGCAGGCATGTGCCAAATGTGGATACCACCAGAAGCTACAGCCATTACCCCAGGCATAGAAGCCCAATCTTGGGTAAAGTAAATACCACGGGTTTTGTCTTGTTCTACATAATTTTCACGCAATAGATCGACAAAGCCTAAAGTAATTGCCTTATCACCTTCTAATTTACCAACAACGGTACCAGTGTGAATATGGTCACCACCAGACATACGCAAGCACTTAGCCAATACACGGAAGTGAATACCATGATTTTTTTGACGGTCAATTACAGCGTGCATAGCACGGTGAATGTGAAGTAATACACCATTATCACGACACCAGTGGGCA
Encoded here:
- a CDS encoding ribulose bisphosphate carboxylase small subunit; translation: MKTLPKERRYETLSYLPPLTDAKIAKQIQYILSQGFIPAIEFNETSEPTVYFWTLWKLPLFGAKSTQEVLSEIQACRSEYSNSFIRVIGFDNVKQCQTMSFIVHKPTSSRF
- a CDS encoding chaperonin family protein RbcX translates to MDLKQVAKDTTKVLSSYLTYQAVKVVISQLSETNPPLAIWLSNFSSTAKIQDGEAYIQELMGVEQPLAFRIMTVREHLAQEVTEFLPEMTIAAIAQANMKHRCQYLEKVTQFNLSTESSDPDAI
- a CDS encoding sulfite exporter TauE/SafE family protein; amino-acid sequence: MNSFQQILIFGSAVLAGGLNAIAGGGSFISFPALIFAGVSPINANATSTVALLPGSIASVGAYRNQVNWRDPEFLSLVVISIIGGILGAIVLLNTPQNLFVKLLPYLLLSATLLFTFSKSLTQWLKSQTSKLPDSESTNSLSKYGMPVFQGVIALYGGFFGGGIGILMLALLSLMGMENINKMNGIKTVLAALINGMAIVPFVIAGIINWHAAILMAIGAGLGGYLSAYYAQKLNPTYIRRFVIFVGFSMTIYFFIKS